From the genome of Halobacterium sp. R2-5:
TCTCGGTGGTGCCGCCGACGGTGCCGCCGCCCCCGGGCTCGTCGCCGAAGTCCACGAACGTCTGGACGAGCCCCTCGGTGCTGGAGAGCTCTATCGACCCCGCGAACGTGTAGAAGCGGTCGTGGACGGGGTAGAGGAGGTTCACGCCGTTCGTCATCAGGTCGGGGAGGACGCCGCCGAACAGGAGCGCGACGACGCCGACGCCCGCGACGTGCGGGCCGTTCGGTCCGAACCGCTCGCAGAGCCACGAGTCAGGGCGGCGGCTGTCCCAGTAGACGAACGCCCCGAGAACCGCCGGTAGCAGCGCCGTGTGGAGGATGGCGCGGTGGCCGCCCGCTATCCAGATCCCGAGGAACGTGTCTACGTCCGGGAGCGCCGCGAACGCGCAGACGGCGGCGAGGAGCTTCGCGTCGAACTCCCGGAGCAGCGCCGTCGCCACGAGCGCGCCGAACGCGACGTGGACCACCGACGATGGCATGCGTGTGTGGTACTCACACACCGGGATGGGTCTTTCTCTTCGGCACGTGTCGAAGTTCTCCGGCAGGCTTTTTGGCGGCGACTCCGGAGTCCCGGGCATGACCGACGACCCACGAGCGGACCTCGCCGAGCGCGTCGCCGGCGACATCACGCTCAGCGACGACCCCGGCGCCACGCTCCGGAAGTGGCGCACCGACTTCGACGTCTCCCAGACCGACCTCGCCGACGAGCTCGACGTTTCGTCGTCTGTCGTCTCCGACTACGAGAGCGGCCGCCGCTCCAGCCCCGGCATCGCGCTCGTCACGCGCGTCGTCGAGGCGCTGCTGGACATCGACGAGCGCCGCGGCGGCGACCACATCCGCCAGTACGGCCGCGTGCTCTCCGCGGGCTTCGACAGCGACGTCGTCCTCGACCTCCAGGAGTACTCGACCGCGCTCCCCGCCAGCGAACTGTACGACGCCGTCGGCGCCACCGAGGTCGTCACCGGCGACCACGACACCGTCACCGGCCACACCGTCATCGACTCCATCGAGGCCATCCGGCGGCTGCGCGCCGACGAGTTCTACCGGCTGTACGGGCAGTCGACGAGCCGCGTGCTCGCGTTCACGAACGTCTCCCGCGGCGAGAGCCCGCTGGTCGCGCTCCGCGTCGTCAACCCCACACCGAACGCCGTGCTCCTCCACGGGCTCTCCACGGACGACCTCTGGGAGCACGCGCCCGCGCTCGCCCAGCGCGACGGCTACTCGCTGGCGGTCACCGAGATGGACCTCGACGAGATGCTCGCTGCGCTCCGCGAATACGCCTAACGGCCGGCGAAAAGCGGGAGAACGGAGAGGCGGCGGAGCGAGAGAGGCGGCGGGAGTTACTCGACGTACGTGTACTGGCGCTCGTTCATCGGGCCCCAGCCGTCGAAGACGAACTCGCTGTCGGGCTGCGTGAACGGCTCCAGTTCCACGCTCTTCTCGTGGTTGTGGCGGTCGTGGACCTGCTCGTACTCCGAGAAGTCGAGGTCGTAGCGGCGCTCGATCTGTTCGTCGACGTTCAGCGCAGCGACCTCGTCCTCGAAGCCGGGCTGGACGGTCTCCTCGTGGATTTCGGCCTGGGCGCCGGAGCCGTACGACGCCACCAGGAGCTTCTCCCCGGCGAGGTCGCGGCCCTGCTCGGCCGCGTGCTTGAGCGCGCTGACGCGCGCGATGTGCACCGAGCCCGTGTACCAGTTCCCGACCTGACTGGCGATGTTCAGCGTGGGGTCGATGGCCTCGCCGTACCACTCGCGGTACGCGTCGGTCTCCTTGAGGTCGTCGACGTACCCGCGGATGGCCTCGTCGAACTCCTCGCGGGAGTCGAAGTCGTCGCGGCGCGGCTGCCGGCCGATGTCGTCGGCGAGCTCGTCCTCGACGTCCGTTCCGCGAATCATGTGCCGGTAGCCCAGCACCGCGGCCTTCCGCACCATCCCCGGGAACGGCGTGTGGAACGGGATGAACGCGTAGTCGTCGGGGTGGGTGTCGCCGGCCGCGCGCTCGAAGTCCTCCAGCGCCTCGCGCATCCGCGCGAGGTAGACCTGCACGGAGCGCTTGCCGTCCACGCTCGGGAACTGCTGGTTCGGCTTCAGGAAGTCCGTCTCGTCCGCCGAGCCGTAGCCCTGCTCGGTCGAGAGCTCCACGAGGTCGGGGTCCTCGGTGATGTACATCGCGACCGCGCCCGCGCCCTGCGTCGCCTCCCCGGAGGAGTCCCGGGCGTACAGCGCCGTGTCCGTCGCGACGACGAGCGCGCCGCGGCCGCGGTTCCGCCCCGCGAGAATCCAGTTCACCGCGTCGTCCAGCGACTGGGTGCCGGCGATGCACGCGAACTTCCGCTCGCCCTTGTTCGCGTGGTGGAAGTCACCGTCGTACACCTGCTCGAGACACCCGGCGATGTACGTCGACACCGGCTTCGAGTTGTCGAACGACGACTCGGTCGCGACGTCGATACGCCCGACGTCGTCGGGTTCCAGTCCCTTCCGTTCCATCAGACGGTGGGCGGCGTTCGCGCCCATCGTCACGATGTCCTCGTAGGCGTCCGGGAACGACGACGCGTACAGCCCCAGTCCCTTCGTGTACTTCTCGGGGTCGTCGCCCTGCTTGGGCGCGAACGTCTCCGCGAGGTCGAGTTTCAGCCGCCCCGTTCGCACTTCGATGGCGTCGATGCCGACGCTAGTCATGCTCGTGTGGTAGTCGAAGCGGTCTTATGGCTTTGTCGATGGGGGTTTTCGACGGGTGTCGAAGTATCAGTTCACGTCGACTGTGTACGTCTCCGACGTTCCGTCCCCGTAGTGGAGGGTTATCTCGACTGTCTTGCCCCGCATGTCCACCTCGTTCCCACCGTTGTTCCGGAACGCGCTCAGGGAGACTGTCGCCGTCGTTCCGCCGTTCACCGTACCCGTTTCGGTCATCGGCTCCTCCTGGCCGAACGGTAACGGCGTCCCCGAGTCCTCGTAGTACGGCGTCCCGTCCATGTCCAGAACACCGTCGGTCGACGCCGCGACGAACACCTCGTGTTGGCCCTGAGAGTAACTCCCCGTCTGAGTCTCGGAGAGCTCCGAAACCTGGGACCCCGAGACGCTCTCCAGCGTGACCGCCGTGACGTCGACGGCGTCGTCTCCCGTGTTCTCGACATCGAAAGACACTCTGGCGTTCCCGCCCCAGAACGTGTCCCCGCTGTCGGTGACGAGTCTCATCTGCTCAGCCGACGTGTTTCCGTCACCACCACCACCGCCACCTCCGCCGCCACCGCCACCCCCGCCGCCTCCGCCGCTGGCATCGACGCTAACGGTCACGTTCTCGCGAACGTGGGCGTTGTCGAGGATGGCGAGTGTCGCGTCACCCTGCTTGTTCCCGTCGACGACGAACGTCGCCTGCCCGTTCTCGTCAGTGACGTGCCGTTCGTTCTCGAAGAGGTTCGCTACCGTCGACTCGTCGACGTTCACCCCGACGCCACTCTCCGCGTTGTTGAAGCGGTCCCGCGCTTCGACGGTCACGCGGTCGCCGCGGTTCTCCACGAGCGTCAGGTAGTGCGGCGGCGGATTCTCGGTGTTGCTGCCGACGCCGACGCGCGCGGTCTGGAGCGTGAAGCGGTCGGTCCAGTTCACCTGCACGACGACGCGGTTCTCGTCGGGAACGTCCACGACGTCGACGACGCCGGGGTGGCCACCGAGGTCGGTGCGGCTCTCCAGCTGGCTCGCCGACACCCGCGTCGGCACGGAGACGTTCACGGGGCCACTGGAGGCTTTCGTCACCTGCACGCGCTGGTAGGGCGCGCTCAGGGTCTCCGGGGTCACGGTCACCGAGCTCGCGCGCGACGTGCTCAGTGAGCCGTTGAGCGTAACCAGCGTGATGGTCCGCGTCTCGTTGTCCACGAGCAGCTGGTCGGTGAGCGGAATCGCCGTGCCGCCGTCCGCGTTCGGGTAGAAGTTCGAGAGCACCGACGCCTCGTAGAGGAGGTTCGGGGCGTTGTCGTACTCGCTGTAGTCCGGCTCGTACTCCAGGTACTTCGTGGACGCCGTCCACTCCTCGTTCAGGAAGTCACGCGTCTCCCTGTTCGTCGCTCGGACGTTCGAGACGCGAACCGTGTCGTCGTCGTAGCTGCCAGTTCTGAGCGTGCCCGTCGCCGGCGGTGGGTTCATCAGGAAGACCCGAGAGGGGTACTGCGTACCGAGGGTGACCGACGCCGGCTGCGCGTTGCCGGTCGCTGCGGAGCGGAGAACCCCGTTGCGCACGTCCGTCAGCTGGTTCTGGACCGTCTGGCTGTGCTTGTACTCGACGTCGGCGTTCTGCGAGGGGACGACTGTCGCCTGGTACAGCGAGAGCGCGATAATCAGCGTGGCGAAAAGTAGCACGGCCCCGATCTGGACCGTGACTGCCCTGTTGTCGTCCCTGAAACGCACGGTTACGTGGACTCGTGGGGGCAGCGGCATAAACGCGACGCCTGTCGGGGCGCCGCCGAGGACAGTCCGCGGCAGACCGGCTCGCGACCGTCAGTCGTCGTCTTCGATGACTTCCGGGTCCGAGAGCGCGCTCTGGAGGCTGTCGAGACCGTTGACCCACTCGGTGACGAGGCCGTACTCGACGTCGTCGAGGACGCCCATGTCGAGTTCCTCGCCGTCGACGACGCGCGTGCCGGCGCACGCGCTCAGACCGAGCGCGCGGTCGAGGTCGTCCTCCTGTTCGGCCTCGGCGGCGGCCTGCACGTAGCCGGTGACGTCGGCCTCGTCGGCGACGCCGTCGGCGACGTACTGCTCGGCGCTGTAGAACACGCAGACGAGGCTCGTCTGGACGCCGTCGACGAGCATCAGCTTGTCCTCGTCCTCGAAGTTCGGCTCGGAGAGCACGACTTCGCGGATGTCCGTGAGCTCGTCGAGGGCTTCCTCGTCGTCGATGTCGTCGCCGTCGTAGGCCTTCAGAATCTTCGCGACGGCGATGGCGACGTCGTCCTGGAGGTTCAACAGGAGGCGGGCGGAGTCCTCGTCCTCGGGGTCGATGTCCTCGTCCCGGAGCCGGTCGAGCCAGTTCTGCCAGCGTTCTTCGGAGTAGAACTCCTCCTCGGGGGCACTCATACTCCGAATGCCGGCCGCCCGAGACAAAGGCCTTTCCTTCAACCGTGCCGCGAGTCACGCGTCCGCACGGATAGCCGACACGAACGCAACCGAATCCCGTTACCCGTCGAGGGTGCCGCGGGTGTCGATGCCGTAGACTGCCTCCGGCGTCTCGACGTGCGCGCGCCGGATCGCCTCGTCGTGGCCCCGCTCCTGGAGCCAGCGCACGCGCCGCGGCACGGTCTTCGGCCCCATCACGGCGCCCGGGCGGTCGGCGTCGTCCACGAAGTCCGTCTCCATCAGGAACGGCTCGCCGGCCTCGACGGCGGTCTCCAGGTACTCTTTCTCACACATCACGCTCTTCGTGACGCCGTCGAGTTCGCCGCTCGCGTAGTGTTTCACGACGCGCTCGGGCGGTAGCCCGGCGTCCTCGGCCCACTCCGCGACGTCCGTGAGGTCCTCGGTCGCCTCGGTGTGCAACTGGAGCGCGACCCCGGTCTCGGCGGCGCGCTCGCAGGCGTGCCGGATGACGGCGTTCGAGGCCTCCCAGACGGCGTCGCTGACGTCGTAGTGCGGGCGTCCGGACTTCAGCGCGACCGCGCGCCCGTCGCTGGCGTACTCCGCCGCGGTGTCGATGCCCGCGCGCATCAGCTCGCGGGCTTCCCCGGGAGAGAAGCCGCGGTCGTCGACGAGCCGCGAAATCAGACCGGGGTGGACACCGAGCACGGGCCACGCCCGGCCCGGGAGCACCTCGCTCGCCTCCTCGACGAGCCGGAGCGTCTCCTCGAAGACGGGCCGGAACTCCTCGCCCGTGTCGGGTTCGACGCCGAGGTGCCAGGAGGGCTTGTTCACTACGAGCAGGTGCGTCCCGCCGAGGTGGACGAAGTCCTCTACGGCGTCGATGCCCCGGTTCTCGGCGTCGAGGTGGAGGTGGTCGTCGAGTACCGGCGTCCCGAGGTCGGTCATGGCTGCGGGTTGGCGGCCGGCGCCCGAAAACCTGTCCGTCTACTCGCCGAGGACGACCGCGTCGTCGGCGGCGTTCCGGAGCGCGTCCGACCGGCCGTGCTCGCCGGGCGCGATGGCGAGCGTGCGCACGCCTCGCCGCGCCGCCGTCTCCAGCACGGGCTTGAAGTCCGTGTCGCGGGACGCGATGGCGAGCACGTCGACGCCGCCGTCGACGACGAGCTCGGTCGCGTCCACCGCGAGCTTCACGTCCACGTCGCCGCTCGTGACGCGGACGTCGTAGCCGCGGGCCTCCGCGGCCTGCATCAGTTCGGGCGTCGCGTGTTCGTCGACGTACAGCCGCGTCACCGCGAGCCGGCCGGCCGCTTCCGCGGTCTCCCGGACGTCGTCCAAGTCCACGTCGAACTCGTCGCGGAGGACGTTCGGCCCGTCGACGAACAGCGCGACGCCGCCGTCGTCCCCCTGGCCCGCCGGCGGGTCCTCGCCGTCCAGCAGGCCGCTGAGTCGCTCCATACCCGCGTTCGGACGCGCCCGGACAAGAGCGTGCCGGAAGTCCGGCGGTACGTTGTAGTGGCTGGCGCCCACACCCTCCGGTATGGCCGACACCGAGGACGCTAGCGACGCCGCGCTCCGCCGCATCGTCCGCGAGGAGGTCTCGCGAGCGGTTCGGTCGGCGGCCTCGACGGTCGTCTGGACGCTGCTCTCGGTCCTCGGCGTGCTCGTCGGCCTGCAGTCCGTGCAGGTCGCGCTCCAGCCGACGGTCACGGGCGCCGCCGCGGCCGGATTTGGTGCCGGCGGAGTCGCCGTCGTGGCGTCCAGCGCGTACCTCCTCTACGTGCTCCACGCGGAGTGACGGCACCGCGGCGGGATACGAAAGCATTACTTGCCGGCCGCCGACGCCACGGGTATGGCTCTCCGAACGCCGCCGCTGTCCGACCGCCACGGCGACCGGGGCGCGCAGTTCACGGAGTTCGGCGGGTGGGAGATGCCCGTCGAGTTCGACTCCATCCGGACCGAGCACGCCGCGGTGCGGGAGTCCGCTGGCGTCTTCGACGTCTCCCACATGGGGGAGATCGAGGTCGGCGGTCCGGACGCCGAAGCGCTGATGCAGCGGCTCACGACCAACGACGTCGCCGCGCTCGACCCCGGTGAGGCCCAGTACGCCGCGATAGTGGACGACGAGGGCGTCATGCTCGACGACACGGTCGTCTACCGGCTGCCAGAGGGCGACGACGCGGAGTTCCTGTTCGTGCCGAACGCCGGCCACGACGAACAGATGTACGAGCGGTGGACCGACTACCGCGACGGCCACGACCTCACGGCGAGCGTGGACAACGTCACCAGCGAGTACGGCATGGTCGCCGTGCAGGGCCCGGACGCCCCCGGTCTCGTCGCAGCACGCGCCGGCGACTCTGTACTCGACCTCGGGCGCTTCGAGGCCGAGTACGCGGCGGTCGCGGGCGTCGAGTGCTGGGTGGCGAACACCGGATACACCGGCGAGGACGGCTTCGAGGTCGTGTTCCCAGCGGACGGCGCGGGCGCAGTCTGGGACGCGTTCGCGAACAACTGCCAGCCCTGCGGGCTCGGCGCGCGCGACACGCTCCGCCTCGAAATCGGGTTACTACTGTCCGGCCAGGACTTCCACCCCGAGGAGAACCCGCGCACGCCCTACGAGGCCGGCGTCGGGTTCGTCGTCGACCTCGACACCGACTTCGTCGGGCGGGACGCCCTCGAAGCCCAGCAGGGCGCGGGCCTCGACGAGGAGTTCGTCGGGTTCGTCCTCGAGGAGCGCGGCGTCCCCCGACACGGCTACGAGATCACCAGCGAGGACGGCGACCCCGTCGGCGAGGTCACGAGCGGCACGATGAGCCCGACGCTGGGCGAGCCGATCGGGCTCGGCTACGTCGACACCGACTACGCAGAGGACGGCACCACCGTCGAGGTCGTCGTCCGCGGCACCGGCAAGCGAGCGACCATCACCACACCACCTTTCATCGACCAATGAGCTTCGAAGTACCCGACGACCTGTACTACCTCGAATCGCACGAGTGGATCGACCCCGAGACCGGCCGCGTCGGCATCTCCGAGTTCGCGCAGGACGAGCTCGGCGACGTCGTCTTCGTCGAACTCCCGGCCGTCGGCGACGAACTCGACCGGGAGGAGGAGTTCGGCGTCGTCGAGTCCATCAAGGCCGTCTCGGACATCTACGCGCCCGTCTCGGGCGAAGTGACCGCGGTCAACGACGCGCTCGAAGACGAGCCCGAGCTGGTCAACGACGACCCGTTCGGCGACGGCTGGCTCGTCGAACTCGACTTCGAGGAGGCCGACCTCGAGGACCTCCTGGACGCCGACGAGTACGCCGACCAGATCGCATAGGTACCGTTTGCTGCGCTCGCGGCCTTCGGCCGCTCGCTGGCAAAAGCTACGCTAAAAGCCCTCCTCCTTCACTTCGCGCTCTTCGAGCGCTCCATTCAGTCGTCGGCCCACGCTCGTTTGCTTCGCTCACTCGCGCGGTGAACCGGCGACCTTCCGGGTCCTTCGGACCACTCGGTCGCCGGATGCTGGCTGTTTCGTGCCGAACGTTCTTGTCGTGTCGGTGTGACTGTTCGCAAATGGCACCGACCGTCGACGACCTGCGGAACGAGATTCGGGAGGCAGTCGGCCGGTACTCGCGCGTGGAGTCCACCGGCTTCACGAAGGAGGCGCTGGCGGCTATCTGCGAGGAACTGGGGTACGACGTCGGCCCGGGGAGTCTCCCGCCGAAATCCGAGATGCGCGCGGAGATTCGGTCGCGGGTCGGACTCGCCGACGACGCCGACCCCGAGAGCGCGGGCGGCGCGTTCCGGAAAGCCGACCTCGAAGCGATCGCCGAAGCGCTCCGCGACCCGTAGGCCGTTCGCAACGTTTGCCGCTCGGGTGGCGCGTTCGTGTCTACCTCCTCGTTCTCGACACTGACCCACTACACGTTCGTGGTCACTTCTGCTCGGGTGGGGGCACCGGAACCGGGAGTATCTTGGTGTCCGCTCCGTAAGCCACGCGTATGTCTGGATTCGAGGCCGGTCCGTCGCGGGGTGGACGCCGATGAGCGGGAGTCCGTACGCGCCGCACACCGAGGAGGAGACGGCGGCGATGCTGGACGCCGTTGGCGTCGAGGACGTCGAGGCGCTGTTCGACATCCCGGAGTCGGTGCGCTTCGACGACGAGTTCGGCATCGACGCCAAGTCCGAGCAGGCCGCCGTCACGGAGACGCGCAAGCGCCTGCAACGAAACGACGACCTGACGGAGTTTCTGGGGCGGGGCCACTACGAGCACTACGTGCCGTCGCTGGTCGATCACCTCTCCCAGCGCTCGGAGTTCCTCACGTCGTACACGCAGTACCAGCCCGAGGTCACGCAGGGGTTCCTGCAGGCCTTGTTCGAGTACCAGTCGATGCTCGTCGAACTCA
Proteins encoded in this window:
- a CDS encoding metal-dependent hydrolase, encoding MPSSVVHVAFGALVATALLREFDAKLLAAVCAFAALPDVDTFLGIWIAGGHRAILHTALLPAVLGAFVYWDSRRPDSWLCERFGPNGPHVAGVGVVALLFGGVLPDLMTNGVNLLYPVHDRFYTFAGSIELSSTEGLVQTFVDFGDEPGGGGTVGGTTENTHYYTGVDLERGEDPENAERVFPVVSSGLQLVVVLTALAGVAGRFREGKR
- a CDS encoding helix-turn-helix domain-containing protein, with protein sequence MTDDPRADLAERVAGDITLSDDPGATLRKWRTDFDVSQTDLADELDVSSSVVSDYESGRRSSPGIALVTRVVEALLDIDERRGGDHIRQYGRVLSAGFDSDVVLDLQEYSTALPASELYDAVGATEVVTGDHDTVTGHTVIDSIEAIRRLRADEFYRLYGQSTSRVLAFTNVSRGESPLVALRVVNPTPNAVLLHGLSTDDLWEHAPALAQRDGYSLAVTEMDLDEMLAALREYA
- the hmgB gene encoding hydroxymethylglutaryl-CoA synthase, which produces MTSVGIDAIEVRTGRLKLDLAETFAPKQGDDPEKYTKGLGLYASSFPDAYEDIVTMGANAAHRLMERKGLEPDDVGRIDVATESSFDNSKPVSTYIAGCLEQVYDGDFHHANKGERKFACIAGTQSLDDAVNWILAGRNRGRGALVVATDTALYARDSSGEATQGAGAVAMYITEDPDLVELSTEQGYGSADETDFLKPNQQFPSVDGKRSVQVYLARMREALEDFERAAGDTHPDDYAFIPFHTPFPGMVRKAAVLGYRHMIRGTDVEDELADDIGRQPRRDDFDSREEFDEAIRGYVDDLKETDAYREWYGEAIDPTLNIASQVGNWYTGSVHIARVSALKHAAEQGRDLAGEKLLVASYGSGAQAEIHEETVQPGFEDEVAALNVDEQIERRYDLDFSEYEQVHDRHNHEKSVELEPFTQPDSEFVFDGWGPMNERQYTYVE
- a CDS encoding DUF2150 family protein, which encodes MSAPEEEFYSEERWQNWLDRLRDEDIDPEDEDSARLLLNLQDDVAIAVAKILKAYDGDDIDDEEALDELTDIREVVLSEPNFEDEDKLMLVDGVQTSLVCVFYSAEQYVADGVADEADVTGYVQAAAEAEQEDDLDRALGLSACAGTRVVDGEELDMGVLDDVEYGLVTEWVNGLDSLQSALSDPEVIEDDD
- a CDS encoding TatD family hydrolase — encoded protein: MTDLGTPVLDDHLHLDAENRGIDAVEDFVHLGGTHLLVVNKPSWHLGVEPDTGEEFRPVFEETLRLVEEASEVLPGRAWPVLGVHPGLISRLVDDRGFSPGEARELMRAGIDTAAEYASDGRAVALKSGRPHYDVSDAVWEASNAVIRHACERAAETGVALQLHTEATEDLTDVAEWAEDAGLPPERVVKHYASGELDGVTKSVMCEKEYLETAVEAGEPFLMETDFVDDADRPGAVMGPKTVPRRVRWLQERGHDEAIRRAHVETPEAVYGIDTRGTLDG
- a CDS encoding NYN domain-containing protein, translating into MERLSGLLDGEDPPAGQGDDGGVALFVDGPNVLRDEFDVDLDDVRETAEAAGRLAVTRLYVDEHATPELMQAAEARGYDVRVTSGDVDVKLAVDATELVVDGGVDVLAIASRDTDFKPVLETAARRGVRTLAIAPGEHGRSDALRNAADDAVVLGE
- the gcvT gene encoding glycine cleavage system aminomethyltransferase GcvT, yielding MALRTPPLSDRHGDRGAQFTEFGGWEMPVEFDSIRTEHAAVRESAGVFDVSHMGEIEVGGPDAEALMQRLTTNDVAALDPGEAQYAAIVDDEGVMLDDTVVYRLPEGDDAEFLFVPNAGHDEQMYERWTDYRDGHDLTASVDNVTSEYGMVAVQGPDAPGLVAARAGDSVLDLGRFEAEYAAVAGVECWVANTGYTGEDGFEVVFPADGAGAVWDAFANNCQPCGLGARDTLRLEIGLLLSGQDFHPEENPRTPYEAGVGFVVDLDTDFVGRDALEAQQGAGLDEEFVGFVLEERGVPRHGYEITSEDGDPVGEVTSGTMSPTLGEPIGLGYVDTDYAEDGTTVEVVVRGTGKRATITTPPFIDQ
- the gcvH gene encoding glycine cleavage system protein GcvH; protein product: MSFEVPDDLYYLESHEWIDPETGRVGISEFAQDELGDVVFVELPAVGDELDREEEFGVVESIKAVSDIYAPVSGEVTAVNDALEDEPELVNDDPFGDGWLVELDFEEADLEDLLDADEYADQIA